cccccacactaaAACAAGATGGCAAGCCAAGCAtctaaaaaggaaaaaggagctTGAGGACTTAGAGAAGCACCACGTTGGTTGGAGAGGTGGGCAATCTGTCTGTTGAAGTGAACATTTTACTTCTGGtactcctccccttcctgccTCGTCTTACGAGCCGTTTGTTTTTATATGTGAATAGGATTGAGATACATGCATGAAACTACAAACATAAGACACGCTGATAGGGATGGCTAACAAGTGACACCGATGGCTGCCGTCTTCATTTGGGTCCAGGAATGGAGACCCAATTTGGGGGATTTGCATTTTGGATTCACCGTGGACCGGAAGGGACGGTCTGGTCAGGACCCATCTGACATCAGCCGACCAGCTCTACAGTGCTCCACAAGCAACGGCTTACCATCCAGATCAGAGTACTCAATGTTGGAACAGCGGAACTAGATTCACGCTGCCCCCAAGTGGACACACAGGGGAGAGAAGCCGTTTCCCTCTTCAGTTCCAACAGTACTGGGACGGGACGTGAACCAGGGAAGAGAAAACAGTAAAGAAGAAACGCGCTGTGATGGTCACACGGTTCTTTGGTTGACAAAAAGATAAAGGGGTGACTGGAGGTTCCTCTGCCCACCGTCTACAGGCATGTTCACAATGGAACTCTTGTGTttgcagagggggaggagcctggaaGAGCTGACAGAACCAGCAGCTACCGAGAGGACGCGGTTCTCTCAAACCCTGCATCTTAAACTCACTCGATACGGGAGCCAGATTTTGTGACGGCCATCGACTTTGCCAATTCCTTTGCATTTTATGGGCCCAGGGGTCACGACACGAGCCCAGTTCCATCATGAGCCGCTTTGTCTACGCACACACGTGTGCTCGTGAATAACAATGTCAATCAGACAGCGACTGGACACTGACGTGGTGTTACAAAGACATGCATGTGTCATAAGGGGGAGTGCACTTGTGTGTTTATTAGGACTTTCTGATTGCcaaagatcaacacacacacacacacattcacaataaATGGAAGCGGAGGTGGGGAGGGTAGGAGCAATGgagagggggggatgggggggggagtgttTTAACACTTAAACACAACGCAACAACCTGAGACTAGTGCGGGGGAGTTGGTGGACCGTAGGGTGACAGCGACGGGAGAAAGGAAAGAGGCGGAGAGATCATCAGACCGATATTTAGAGAAATAGTGCAACAAAGATAAGTAAAGCGAGAGACCTCAAtttgggagaaagaaagagggagggtagaaaaagacgaggagaggagagggatatAGGCTGGGGAGACTGGCGTTGAGGGAGGGAGGTGTGGAGAGCAATAGAGGGAAGAATTGAGACGGAGGAGCAGTCTTGCCCTCATGAGTACGGCTGTGGAACTCCATATCCTGGTCTGGAGACGGGTCGCCCTGGTGCCGACTGAGCATTGGAATACGCGGGCCCGGCTGGGTAGCTGTAGCCGCCGTAGCTGTAGGAGGCCGGGTAGGGCGCGGGGCCACTCTGGGGCTGGCTCGGGGTGTACTGGCCGAATGCCGAGCCTGGGTGtggggaagggaaggaggacGGAGTTGGGTAAGGGCAGGCGGATGAAGCCGGAGGCCCGAACGCGGGCCTGGGGCCGGGGTAGCTCCCTGCTTGGGTGAAAGGTGAGCCGGGAACTGGGTACGGAGGAAACTGTGACGGGATGTTGGCCGGGCCTGCTGCCGCGGCAGGGGGGTGGTTGGGTGTGACGGGGTACGGGCTATAGGGGAGCCCGGAGGGGCCCCCTGCAGCCGGGGCCTGCTGCGAGGCGTTCTGGTAGCCGGAGGGCTGAGGTGTGGAGTTCGGCTGCTGCGGATTCGTCGCCGTGGGTTGACTCCACGGTGACGG
The nucleotide sequence above comes from Pseudoliparis swirei isolate HS2019 ecotype Mariana Trench chromosome 24, NWPU_hadal_v1, whole genome shotgun sequence. Encoded proteins:
- the vps37c gene encoding vacuolar protein sorting-associated protein 37C isoform X2, giving the protein MALASNRSLAEQNLDMKPRLESEKDALVEKYSQLEAIRETYRQHCSLRDGMVGQVSPEALFSRLQTEGSKTEEESEVLADEFLEGSLPLDPFLDRFLSLRSLAHKRRVRIEKLQEILRQRSEGAMTLSTGSSQDPAAPPSPWSQPTATNPQQPNSTPQPSGYQNASQQAPAAGGPSGLPYSPYPVTPNHPPAAAAGPANIPSQFPPYPVPGSPFTQAGSYPGPRPAFGPPASSACPYPTPSSFPSPHPGSAFGQYTPSQPQSGPAPYPASYSYGGYSYPAGPAYSNAQSAPGRPVSRPGYGVPQPYS